One [Clostridium] saccharolyticum WM1 DNA segment encodes these proteins:
- a CDS encoding radical SAM protein, protein MNLTHIYESCCLCPRNCRVNRYANTGYCGCGHTVKAARAALHHWEEPCISGTRGSGTVFFSGCTLGCCFCQNYSISQENFGREITSKELSHIFLRLQEKGAHNINLVTATQYLPSILEALDLIKSSLFIPVVYNCGGYESEEIVKELSSYVDIWLPDLKYFSTELSSRYSKAPGYFEAASKAIKQMILQTGAPQFDSHGDIMKKGVIIRHMVLPGAKEDSIRLLHWMKETLPEGMYYISLMSQYTPFYKSGNFPEINRRITSYEYGKVVDEAIRLGLDQGFMQEKSSAKEEYTPPFDLEGIE, encoded by the coding sequence ATGAATCTTACCCATATCTATGAATCCTGCTGTCTCTGTCCCAGAAACTGCAGGGTCAACCGCTATGCAAACACCGGGTATTGTGGATGCGGCCATACTGTAAAAGCCGCACGTGCCGCTCTCCACCACTGGGAGGAGCCATGCATCAGCGGCACCAGGGGGAGCGGTACCGTCTTTTTCTCCGGCTGTACACTTGGCTGCTGTTTTTGCCAGAACTATTCCATCAGCCAGGAGAATTTTGGAAGAGAAATTACAAGCAAGGAGCTTTCCCATATCTTTTTAAGGCTTCAGGAGAAAGGGGCCCATAACATTAACCTGGTCACTGCCACCCAGTATCTTCCTTCCATCCTGGAAGCCCTGGATCTTATAAAATCCAGTCTATTCATCCCCGTGGTCTATAATTGCGGGGGATATGAATCGGAAGAAATCGTAAAGGAACTGTCCTCCTATGTCGATATCTGGCTTCCTGATTTAAAATATTTCAGCACGGAGCTTTCCTCCCGCTACAGTAAGGCGCCCGGCTATTTTGAAGCGGCCTCTAAAGCTATTAAACAAATGATCCTCCAGACAGGAGCCCCCCAGTTTGACTCCCATGGTGATATTATGAAAAAAGGCGTCATCATACGCCATATGGTGCTTCCGGGTGCAAAAGAAGATTCCATCCGTCTTCTTCACTGGATGAAGGAAACACTGCCGGAGGGAATGTATTACATCAGCCTTATGAGCCAATATACTCCATTCTATAAAAGCGGAAACTTTCCGGAAATCAACCGGAGAATTACTTCATATGAATATGGGAAAGTGGTGGATGAAGCCATCCGACTTGGGTTGGATCAGGGTTTTATGCAGGAAAAAAGCAGCGCAAAGGAAGAATACACGCCGCCCTTTGATTTGGAAGGAATTGAATGA
- a CDS encoding AzlC family ABC transporter permease, with the protein MRETKKMAALRYAFPKTMPVMAGYLVLGAAYGILMNVNGNGIWWALLISVFVYAGSLQYLGITFFAAAVNPWYAFFMSLMLNARHLFYGLSMLDKYKAAGKLKPYLVFALTDETFSVLCNEEVPEGLPKDWVYFFVSILDQIYWVTGAVIGALAGSMIRFNTAGMDFALTALFVVIFIDQWKSGKGRPAACVGVGASVLCVAVLGQSVFIIPAMILILTVITAGYYREKKKEEQS; encoded by the coding sequence ATGAGAGAAACGAAAAAAATGGCGGCACTCCGCTATGCATTTCCTAAAACAATGCCTGTTATGGCAGGTTATCTGGTTTTAGGAGCAGCATACGGAATACTAATGAATGTCAACGGAAACGGGATCTGGTGGGCTCTTCTCATCAGTGTGTTTGTTTATGCAGGCAGCCTGCAGTATCTTGGAATCACGTTTTTTGCGGCAGCAGTGAATCCGTGGTACGCTTTTTTTATGTCCTTGATGCTCAATGCCAGACATTTGTTTTACGGGCTTTCCATGCTGGACAAATATAAGGCTGCGGGAAAGCTGAAGCCCTATCTGGTATTTGCCCTGACAGATGAAACGTTTTCCGTATTGTGCAATGAAGAGGTGCCGGAAGGACTTCCAAAAGACTGGGTGTATTTTTTTGTTTCCATCCTGGATCAGATTTACTGGGTAACAGGGGCTGTGATCGGAGCCTTAGCCGGGAGCATGATACGCTTTAATACGGCGGGAATGGATTTTGCCCTGACGGCTCTTTTTGTGGTGATTTTTATTGACCAGTGGAAATCAGGAAAGGGACGCCCTGCCGCCTGCGTAGGCGTGGGGGCTTCTGTTCTTTGCGTGGCAGTCCTTGGCCAGAGCGTTTTCATCATACCTGCCATGATCTTAATATTGACCGTTATTACAGCAGGATATTACAGGGAAAAGAAAAAGGAGGAACAGTCATGA
- the uxuA gene encoding mannonate dehydratase, which translates to MKLSFRWYGDDDKVTLQDIRQIPGMYSIVTAVYDVPVGEVWSRESIAHLKKETEKAGLAFEVIESIPVHEDIKLGKSSRDRYIANYCENIRRVSEAGIKCICYNFMPVFDWTRTQLDHVLEDGSTSLVYYQEQVDKVNPLESESDLTLPGWDSSYTRDELKQVVSEYNAMSEDDLWDHLKYFLEAIIPVAAECGVNMAIHEDDPCWSIFGLPRIITCEENLDRFLTLVDDKHNGITLCTGSLGCSNQNDVVKMAAKYAAMGRIHFVHARNVAVLENNQGFEERAHLSSCGSLDMFAILKALHDNGFDGYMRPDHGRMIWGETGRAGYGLYDRALGATYLNGLWEAIEKMSK; encoded by the coding sequence ATGAAATTATCATTCAGATGGTATGGAGACGATGACAAGGTAACCTTACAGGACATCCGCCAGATTCCGGGTATGTATTCCATTGTAACGGCTGTTTATGATGTCCCTGTGGGAGAGGTGTGGAGCAGGGAAAGCATTGCTCACTTAAAAAAGGAGACAGAGAAGGCAGGGCTGGCTTTTGAAGTGATTGAAAGCATTCCGGTCCATGAGGACATTAAATTAGGAAAGTCTTCCAGAGATAGGTACATTGCTAATTACTGCGAAAACATCAGACGGGTGTCGGAGGCAGGCATTAAGTGCATCTGTTATAACTTCATGCCGGTGTTTGACTGGACCAGAACCCAGCTTGATCATGTACTGGAGGACGGCTCCACATCTCTGGTTTATTATCAGGAACAGGTGGACAAGGTGAATCCTCTGGAAAGCGAAAGCGATCTGACACTTCCCGGCTGGGATTCCAGTTATACAAGGGATGAGTTAAAGCAGGTGGTCAGCGAGTACAATGCCATGTCAGAGGATGATCTTTGGGATCATTTAAAATATTTCCTGGAAGCCATCATACCGGTTGCGGCAGAATGCGGCGTAAACATGGCAATCCATGAGGATGATCCCTGCTGGAGCATTTTTGGTCTTCCTAGAATCATTACCTGCGAGGAGAATTTAGACCGTTTCTTAACGCTTGTGGATGACAAGCACAACGGAATTACTCTTTGTACCGGTTCCTTAGGCTGCTCCAATCAAAATGACGTAGTGAAGATGGCAGCCAAATATGCTGCCATGGGACGGATCCACTTTGTTCATGCAAGAAATGTGGCTGTTTTGGAGAACAACCAGGGCTTTGAAGAACGGGCTCATTTGTCATCATGCGGTTCCCTGGATATGTTTGCAATCTTAAAGGCTCTTCATGACAATGGCTTTGATGGTTATATGCGTCCGGACCACGGCCGCATGATCTGGGGAGAAACAGGCCGGGCCGGTTACGGACTTTATGACCGGGCGCTTGGCGCCACCTATTTAAACGGTCTTTGGGAAGCCATTGAAAAAATGAGCAAATAG
- a CDS encoding branched-chain amino acid transporter permease: MNQNLTANILLAAAMVLATVITRFLPFILFPAGKKTPRYILYLGQTLPYATIGLLVVYCLRGIKLLLYPHGLPEIISIAAIAWLHLRKGNPLLSIGVGTALYMVLIQGVFHS; this comes from the coding sequence ATGAATCAGAATTTAACAGCCAACATCCTTCTTGCAGCAGCCATGGTGCTGGCAACCGTCATCACCCGTTTTCTTCCCTTCATTCTGTTTCCGGCGGGGAAAAAGACCCCCAGGTACATCCTCTATCTGGGGCAGACGCTGCCCTATGCAACCATAGGACTTTTGGTGGTTTACTGCTTAAGAGGAATTAAGCTTCTTTTATACCCACACGGACTTCCGGAGATTATCTCCATTGCAGCCATTGCCTGGCTTCATCTGCGGAAGGGGAATCCCCTGTTGAGCATTGGCGTTGGAACCGCTCTTTACATGGTGCTTATTCAGGGAGTGTTTCATTCGTAA
- the ftsH gene encoding ATP-dependent zinc metalloprotease FtsH produces MGLKDDGNSQKNPKRPFIYYYAIVLLVMIVFNAMTVPWLQSKTVNEVPYSTFLEMVDQGKVQAVAKTETEIQFKSDTGKKDWEGKPVYDVYKTGLWPDETLTERLLAHNVSFEKAIVKQMSPLLSFLLTWIIPILIFVFLGNFLSGQMQKKMGGGNAMTFGKSNPKIYAESETGKTFRDVAGQEEAKEALKEIVDFLHNPQKYADIGASLPKGALLVGPPGTGKTLLAKAVAGEAHVPFFSISGSEFVEMFVGMGAAKVRDLFKQAGEKAPCIVFIDEIDTIGKKRDGGGFTGNDEREQTLNQLLAEMDGFDGRKGVVILAATNRPDSLDKALLRPGRFDRRIPVELPDLIGREAILKVHGKNVKLSDDVDFHGVALATAGSSGAELANIINEAALRAVRMGRKTVTQRDLEESVEVVIAGYQKKDSSVSSRERKIIAYHEVGHALVAACQNHSAPVHKITIIPRTSGALGYTMQVDEEERYLLTKEAALSKIATFTGGRAAEELIFQTVTSGAANDIEQATRIARAMVTRYGMSDEFDMVALETVTNQYLGGDTTLACSPETAKRIDDAVIRIVKEQHQKALNILKDNETRLHEIAKYLLERETITGEEFMKIAGFDLAEAQES; encoded by the coding sequence ATGGGTTTGAAAGATGACGGTAATTCACAGAAAAATCCGAAAAGACCATTTATATATTATTACGCAATCGTATTGTTAGTCATGATTGTGTTCAATGCTATGACGGTTCCATGGCTGCAGTCAAAAACCGTTAACGAGGTTCCATACAGTACATTTCTGGAAATGGTTGACCAGGGGAAGGTACAGGCGGTGGCAAAGACGGAAACCGAGATCCAGTTTAAATCCGACACCGGTAAAAAGGATTGGGAAGGCAAGCCTGTGTACGATGTGTATAAGACCGGGTTATGGCCCGATGAAACCCTGACGGAACGGCTCCTTGCCCATAACGTTTCCTTTGAAAAGGCCATTGTGAAGCAGATGTCTCCCCTGCTTTCCTTTCTGCTTACCTGGATCATTCCCATTCTGATCTTTGTATTCCTGGGAAATTTTTTATCCGGGCAGATGCAAAAGAAGATGGGCGGCGGCAATGCCATGACCTTTGGAAAATCAAATCCCAAAATCTATGCGGAATCTGAAACAGGAAAAACCTTCCGGGATGTAGCCGGACAGGAGGAGGCAAAGGAAGCGTTAAAGGAGATCGTGGATTTCCTTCATAATCCACAGAAGTATGCAGATATCGGAGCGTCTCTACCCAAGGGTGCCTTGCTGGTAGGCCCTCCGGGAACCGGTAAGACACTGCTTGCCAAGGCGGTGGCCGGGGAAGCCCATGTACCGTTTTTCTCCATATCCGGTTCGGAATTTGTGGAAATGTTTGTTGGTATGGGTGCTGCAAAGGTCAGGGACTTATTTAAGCAGGCCGGTGAGAAAGCTCCCTGTATTGTGTTCATCGATGAAATTGATACCATAGGAAAGAAACGAGATGGGGGCGGCTTTACCGGAAATGATGAGAGAGAGCAGACCTTAAACCAGCTTTTGGCTGAAATGGATGGGTTTGACGGAAGAAAAGGGGTTGTGATACTGGCAGCCACCAACCGTCCGGATTCCCTGGATAAGGCACTTTTAAGACCGGGCCGTTTTGACCGCAGGATACCTGTGGAGCTTCCCGACTTAATCGGGCGGGAGGCCATATTAAAGGTTCACGGCAAAAATGTGAAACTGTCCGATGATGTGGATTTTCACGGAGTGGCTCTTGCCACTGCCGGATCCAGTGGAGCGGAGCTTGCCAATATTATCAATGAGGCGGCCCTTCGGGCAGTCCGCATGGGCAGGAAGACTGTGACCCAGAGAGACCTGGAAGAAAGCGTGGAGGTCGTGATTGCCGGATACCAGAAAAAGGACTCTTCTGTCAGCAGCAGGGAAAGGAAGATCATTGCTTATCACGAGGTTGGGCACGCTCTGGTGGCTGCATGTCAGAACCATTCGGCTCCGGTCCATAAGATCACCATTATCCCAAGAACATCCGGTGCGCTTGGCTATACCATGCAGGTGGATGAGGAAGAACGTTATCTTCTGACAAAGGAGGCTGCATTAAGCAAGATCGCTACCTTTACTGGAGGAAGGGCGGCAGAAGAGCTGATATTTCAAACGGTTACCAGCGGAGCTGCCAATGACATTGAACAGGCTACCAGAATCGCCAGGGCTATGGTAACCCGTTACGGCATGAGCGACGAATTTGACATGGTGGCTCTTGAAACTGTGACCAACCAGTATCTGGGCGGAGACACCACGCTTGCCTGTTCCCCGGAAACCGCGAAGCGGATTGATGACGCTGTGATCAGAATCGTAAAGGAGCAGCATCAGAAAGCTCTGAATATACTAAAGGACAATGAAACCAGGCTTCATGAGATTGCGAAATATCTTCTGGAACGGGAAACCATTACAGGGGAAGAGTTTATGAAGATCGCCGGATTTGATTTAGCGGAAGCTCAAGAGAGCTGA
- a CDS encoding SDR family oxidoreductase: MSLSFGTDLSGKVAVVTGAGGVLCGMFAKTLAKAGAKVAVLDLNEHAAEEVAASIHEAGQMAKAYKVNVLERASLEEVHAKVLAELGPCDILINGAGGNNARANTDKEYFEMGDIEADTKSFFDLDPSGVEFVFNLNFLGTLLPCQIFAKDMIGREGCSILNISSMNAFTPLTKIPAYSGAKAAISNFTQWLAVHFSRVGIRVNAIAPGFFVTKQNEKLLFNEDGTPTPRTNKILSATPMGRFGEAEELNGALLFFLNNEAAGFITGVVLPIDGGFSAYSGV; encoded by the coding sequence ATGTCATTATCATTTGGAACGGATTTAAGCGGCAAGGTAGCAGTCGTAACAGGAGCAGGCGGTGTATTATGCGGCATGTTTGCAAAAACACTTGCAAAAGCCGGTGCAAAGGTGGCGGTCCTTGATCTAAACGAACATGCGGCAGAGGAAGTTGCAGCCTCCATTCATGAAGCGGGCCAGATGGCAAAGGCTTATAAGGTCAATGTCCTGGAACGGGCAAGTCTTGAAGAGGTCCATGCAAAGGTTTTGGCAGAGCTTGGTCCCTGCGATATCCTGATCAACGGAGCAGGTGGCAATAATGCAAGAGCCAATACGGATAAAGAATATTTTGAAATGGGAGATATTGAGGCAGATACAAAGTCCTTTTTTGACCTGGATCCGTCTGGCGTTGAATTCGTTTTCAACTTGAATTTCCTAGGGACTTTGCTTCCATGCCAGATCTTTGCCAAGGACATGATCGGCAGAGAGGGCTGCAGCATATTAAATATTTCTTCCATGAATGCATTCACCCCTCTTACAAAGATCCCGGCATACAGCGGCGCAAAAGCAGCGATCAGCAACTTTACCCAGTGGCTGGCCGTTCATTTTTCCAGGGTAGGCATCCGGGTAAATGCAATAGCGCCTGGTTTCTTTGTAACCAAGCAGAATGAAAAGCTTCTATTTAATGAAGATGGTACTCCTACACCAAGAACCAACAAGATCCTGTCTGCAACTCCTATGGGACGTTTTGGAGAAGCCGAGGAATTAAACGGCGCCCTGTTATTTTTCTTAAATAATGAGGCAGCAGGCTTTATCACCGGCGTGGTACTGCCTATTGACGGAGGATTTTCCGCTTATTCCGGAGTGTAA
- a CDS encoding methyl-accepting chemotaxis protein — protein MKTSGEKKRNLKALLTAKRVKLEKKGNKSQFLKSLKMKMLAFIIAIILGLAVTNMAISISVSYKGITDVVKNDLESTGKLVNSLVVQNLNQMKVSIEASSQGGSLKSINSRVVTEYLSNQCKLYGYKDLQVINKDGTITRSASGENIGDVYPAADYLTRAMNGETTISTTEFDNNNELVIRVAAPYEYGVLLGTYDGAVLSSLISDLRIGESGNAFIIDNTGTMIASMTPELVQSRQNFIELGKTDKSYASAGNMFQTMLNGKTGIGRYEYNGEDRFCYYSPVTGSDGWALGVVASVKETTSSIYLVVFAMTAFALVSVVIGSILAFWFAGSIAGPVSAIAARMKLFTEGDLSSEVPVVKRRDEIGQLADEIASSVHSVKSYISEIASVLGNIASGDFSQSVGMEFQGDFKVIQDSIDRTEDLLSKTMETISISADEVAKGSTQVSQGAQNLSQGSVEQAASVEELSSSVNEISGSLISTAKAVEDVNKQAGRVGQAMESGNAQMHEMMQSMDQINKKSKEIEKVNKLIEDIAFQTNILALNAAVEAARAGEAGKGFAVVADEVRNLAGKSANAAKDTSSLVADTIAAVNKGTGIAASTGETLNGVLSETKSMVSAIRNSAEELKEQSEKVTQVTYGIEQISSVVQNNSATAEESAAASEELSSQAESLRELMSKFRLR, from the coding sequence ATGAAGACATCGGGGGAAAAGAAACGAAACCTGAAAGCGTTACTGACGGCGAAAAGAGTGAAGCTGGAGAAAAAAGGAAACAAAAGTCAATTCCTGAAATCACTGAAGATGAAGATGCTGGCATTCATTATCGCAATTATTTTGGGACTGGCTGTGACCAACATGGCAATCAGTATTTCGGTCAGTTACAAAGGAATTACAGATGTTGTAAAAAACGATCTGGAATCAACGGGAAAACTAGTAAACAGCCTGGTCGTGCAGAATCTGAATCAGATGAAGGTGAGCATTGAGGCCAGTTCCCAGGGCGGAAGCTTAAAATCCATAAATTCCAGGGTCGTAACGGAATACCTTTCTAACCAGTGCAAGCTTTATGGATATAAAGACCTTCAGGTAATTAACAAGGATGGTACCATTACCCGCAGTGCAAGCGGAGAGAATATCGGCGACGTATACCCGGCCGCAGATTATTTGACAAGGGCCATGAATGGAGAAACCACCATATCCACCACGGAATTTGATAACAATAATGAGCTGGTGATCCGGGTTGCTGCTCCTTATGAGTATGGAGTTCTTCTTGGAACTTATGACGGTGCTGTTTTAAGCAGTCTGATCAGTGACCTGCGGATCGGAGAGAGCGGAAATGCCTTTATCATTGATAATACAGGAACCATGATTGCCAGTATGACACCGGAGCTGGTTCAGAGCCGCCAAAACTTTATTGAGTTGGGAAAAACGGATAAATCCTACGCTTCCGCCGGCAACATGTTTCAGACCATGCTGAACGGAAAAACGGGAATCGGCAGATATGAATACAATGGAGAAGACCGTTTTTGCTATTACAGTCCGGTAACAGGCAGTGACGGCTGGGCCCTGGGTGTGGTAGCATCTGTGAAGGAAACCACCTCTTCCATCTATTTAGTAGTTTTCGCCATGACCGCTTTTGCTCTTGTATCAGTGGTAATTGGCAGTATTCTTGCATTTTGGTTTGCAGGGTCCATTGCAGGTCCTGTGTCAGCCATTGCAGCTAGAATGAAGCTTTTTACGGAAGGAGACTTGTCAAGTGAGGTTCCGGTCGTTAAGCGTAGAGATGAGATCGGCCAGCTTGCTGATGAGATCGCAAGTTCCGTGCACAGCGTAAAATCCTACATCTCTGAGATTGCATCTGTACTGGGAAATATCGCATCCGGAGATTTCAGCCAATCTGTTGGGATGGAGTTCCAGGGAGATTTTAAGGTGATCCAGGATTCCATTGACAGGACAGAGGATCTGCTTTCAAAGACTATGGAAACCATCAGCATTTCTGCCGATGAAGTGGCTAAGGGCAGTACCCAGGTGTCCCAGGGAGCCCAGAATCTAAGCCAGGGGTCCGTAGAACAGGCAGCTTCAGTAGAAGAATTATCTTCCTCAGTAAACGAGATATCAGGCAGCCTGATAAGCACTGCAAAGGCAGTGGAAGATGTGAATAAGCAGGCGGGACGGGTCGGTCAGGCCATGGAAAGCGGCAATGCCCAAATGCATGAGATGATGCAGTCCATGGATCAGATCAACAAAAAATCCAAGGAAATTGAAAAGGTCAATAAGCTTATTGAAGATATAGCATTCCAGACCAATATTCTTGCATTGAATGCGGCTGTGGAAGCAGCCAGGGCAGGCGAGGCCGGGAAAGGCTTTGCAGTTGTTGCAGATGAGGTCCGCAATCTTGCCGGTAAGAGTGCCAACGCGGCAAAGGATACCTCCAGCCTGGTTGCAGATACCATAGCAGCCGTTAACAAAGGAACTGGTATTGCAGCGTCTACAGGGGAAACCTTGAATGGTGTTCTTTCCGAGACCAAAAGCATGGTTTCCGCCATCCGTAACTCTGCAGAGGAATTGAAGGAGCAAAGCGAAAAGGTGACCCAGGTAACCTATGGAAT
- a CDS encoding AraC family transcriptional regulator — MRKELSTGFNQRQYMNSGEYEVFFYKDLDLDHVVDHSHSYYEVYFFLNGDVSYEVEGTQYRLQYGDYLLIPPEVKHHPVFHSTGKTYQRIVLWISRNYFETMCSWSEDFSYSFRYVQESRHSHFRTDFVTFQNIQGRLLDLLEEIHGNKAFHMLNAELQIHSFMLLLNRITYDMLHKVPAAYENALYLNICDYINNHLEENLSLDHLASFFYASKYHISHVFKDNMGISLHQYIIKKRLQASKNGILSGIPFGELYHQYGFSDYTSFYRAFKKEFGLSPKEFREQAVLPKGY, encoded by the coding sequence ATGAGAAAAGAACTGTCCACCGGCTTTAACCAGAGGCAGTATATGAACTCAGGTGAATATGAAGTGTTTTTTTATAAGGATCTGGATCTGGATCATGTGGTGGATCATAGCCACTCCTATTATGAAGTCTATTTTTTCTTAAATGGAGATGTGTCCTATGAGGTGGAAGGAACCCAATATCGATTGCAGTACGGAGATTATCTGCTCATCCCTCCTGAGGTGAAGCACCATCCGGTTTTCCATTCAACCGGAAAAACCTACCAGCGCATAGTCCTCTGGATCAGCCGGAACTATTTTGAAACCATGTGTTCCTGGTCAGAGGACTTCTCTTACAGTTTCCGCTATGTGCAGGAAAGCAGGCATTCCCATTTCCGCACGGATTTTGTTACTTTCCAGAATATCCAGGGCCGTTTGCTGGATTTATTGGAAGAGATCCATGGAAATAAGGCATTCCATATGCTGAATGCCGAGCTGCAGATCCATTCCTTTATGCTACTGTTAAACAGGATTACTTATGACATGCTCCATAAAGTCCCGGCCGCTTATGAAAATGCGCTATATCTGAATATTTGTGATTATATTAATAACCATCTGGAGGAAAATCTCTCCCTGGACCATCTGGCTTCCTTTTTCTATGCCAGTAAATATCACATTTCCCATGTATTTAAGGACAATATGGGGATTTCCCTTCATCAGTACATCATTAAAAAACGCCTTCAGGCAAGCAAAAACGGAATACTTTCCGGGATTCCCTTTGGAGAGCTGTACCACCAGTATGGATTTTCCGATTATACCAGCTTTTACCGGGCCTTTAAAAAAGAATTCGGCCTGTCTCCCAAAGAATTCCGGGAGCAGGCCGTGCTGCCAAAAGGTTATTGA
- a CDS encoding methyl-accepting chemotaxis protein codes for MKEQIFRKWRNRDSGYKGTSWLTKMGIGKHHLSTRIACIAGILLVVVFAALIGITSRMTKSVMKQSAFRELKTLASENGKVIQQTLDEASQVSENITYYLENSAANRKVLQGLRIKSGPSAEPLYKSQIFDSVTLDSYGMKMEDYMLTTIKSSVLYSQDIVGVGILFEQYAMSSAARSYGLYAGKDGTVRDCGLYEDYSTADYFVKAMEQKAQVITLPYESNGMMIITMAMPVIVNDRVLCVVAVDVGLDRFSQIKTAGSSYPSMQTFILNESGTIISESTGSGLVGTGVSDFVNSKSCKEEITSGISSGSDFYTVDAGKKGDTYYFFEPIQLKGSNWYSVTAVEAGDMNREANRMSSLMAVISIIAMVVILFIITVVITRQLKPILKIVTAAGKIAEGNLDVCVDVESNDEIGLVASSFERMTVNLKEVIDRISFALKEVADNHLDFDVELGLKGDFSQLEAAVKQIVKNLNAVMNDVNQAASQVAVSSGQVASGSQLLANGAEEQEKTVDMLSGSISQVADKVKRLADKAGEVSMQVQQTGTEVVSCDMSMQNLSNAMNEIHASSGEIGKIIKVIEDIAFQTNILALNAAIEAARAGESGRGFAVVAGEVRNLAAKSSEAAKNTTALIRDSINAVEKGNEILAETVQSMMKVLEDSALAVDSVDSISAIAAQEAKSVEEVTKELGRISSVVQNNAAAAEESAASSEELSQQAQLLRELVLSFRLRES; via the coding sequence ATGAAGGAACAGATTTTCAGAAAATGGAGGAATCGTGATTCAGGATACAAGGGAACATCATGGCTGACGAAGATGGGGATAGGGAAACACCATCTTTCAACCAGGATTGCATGTATCGCAGGGATTTTGCTGGTGGTGGTTTTTGCAGCTTTAATTGGGATTACCTCAAGAATGACAAAAAGTGTCATGAAACAGTCTGCTTTCAGGGAGTTAAAAACTCTGGCATCTGAGAATGGAAAAGTGATCCAGCAGACGCTGGATGAGGCAAGTCAGGTTTCAGAGAATATTACTTATTATCTGGAGAATTCTGCTGCTAACAGAAAGGTTCTCCAGGGGCTGAGAATCAAATCAGGCCCATCGGCCGAGCCTCTTTATAAGAGCCAGATATTTGACAGTGTTACCCTGGACAGCTATGGCATGAAGATGGAGGACTACATGCTGACCACTATAAAGTCCTCTGTTCTCTATTCCCAGGATATTGTAGGGGTCGGCATCCTGTTTGAGCAGTATGCCATGAGTTCGGCGGCCAGAAGCTACGGATTGTATGCAGGCAAGGATGGAACGGTTAGGGACTGCGGTCTTTATGAGGATTATTCTACTGCAGATTACTTTGTAAAGGCGATGGAACAAAAGGCTCAGGTCATTACGCTCCCCTATGAATCAAATGGGATGATGATCATTACCATGGCAATGCCTGTGATTGTTAACGACAGAGTGCTGTGCGTGGTTGCAGTGGATGTTGGGCTGGACCGGTTCAGCCAGATAAAGACGGCTGGTTCTTCCTATCCCAGCATGCAGACCTTTATTTTAAATGAATCAGGTACCATTATTTCAGAAAGCACAGGCAGCGGGCTTGTGGGTACCGGTGTTTCTGATTTTGTAAACAGCAAATCGTGCAAGGAAGAAATAACTTCAGGAATCTCGTCAGGTTCTGACTTTTATACCGTAGATGCAGGAAAAAAAGGGGATACATATTATTTCTTTGAACCGATCCAGCTAAAAGGGTCCAACTGGTATTCCGTCACAGCGGTGGAAGCCGGAGATATGAACCGGGAAGCAAACCGGATGTCTTCCTTAATGGCCGTGATTTCCATCATTGCCATGGTTGTTATTCTATTCATTATAACCGTTGTCATAACAAGGCAGTTAAAACCCATCCTTAAGATCGTAACGGCTGCCGGGAAGATCGCGGAAGGAAATCTGGACGTCTGTGTTGATGTGGAATCCAATGACGAAATTGGTCTTGTAGCGTCTTCCTTTGAACGAATGACGGTAAATTTAAAAGAGGTCATTGACCGGATATCCTTTGCTTTAAAGGAGGTTGCGGACAACCATCTGGATTTTGACGTGGAGCTGGGTCTTAAGGGAGATTTTTCCCAGCTTGAAGCAGCGGTCAAGCAGATTGTCAAGAATTTAAATGCAGTTATGAATGATGTCAATCAGGCGGCCTCCCAGGTTGCCGTAAGCTCCGGACAGGTTGCAAGCGGTTCCCAGCTTCTGGCAAACGGTGCAGAGGAGCAGGAAAAGACTGTTGACATGCTGTCCGGATCCATCAGCCAGGTAGCGGATAAGGTGAAACGTTTGGCAGATAAGGCAGGCGAGGTTTCTATGCAGGTGCAGCAGACCGGAACTGAGGTGGTAAGCTGTGATATGTCCATGCAGAACCTTTCCAATGCCATGAATGAGATTCATGCTTCCTCCGGAGAGATTGGAAAGATCATAAAGGTAATTGAAGATATTGCGTTTCAGACCAATATACTTGCTTTAAATGCGGCAATTGAGGCAGCCAGGGCAGGGGAATCCGGAAGGGGATTTGCAGTGGTTGCCGGTGAGGTACGGAATCTGGCGGCTAAAAGCTCAGAAGCAGCAAAAAACACCACAGCCTTAATCAGGGATTCCATAAATGCGGTGGAAAAGGGCAATGAGATACTGGCTGAAACCGTACAATCCATGATGAAGGTACTGGAGGACTCCGCCCTGGCAGTTGACTCCGTAGATTCCATTTCGGCAATAGCAGCCCAGGAAGCAAAATCAGTGGAAGAGGTGACAAAGGAGCTTGGAAGGATCTCCTCCGTAGTACAGAACAATGCAGCAGCAGCAGAAGAGAGCGCGGCCTCCAGCGAGGAATTATCCCAGCAGGCCCAGCTTCTGCGTGAACTGGTACTAAGCTTCCGTCTGAGAGAGAGCTGA